A single genomic interval of Spirochaetales bacterium harbors:
- a CDS encoding LysM peptidoglycan-binding domain-containing protein has product MNKKIITLPMIVIVLLITAGLCFAETDAKNGRWHTITWGETFLGIASRYNINPEILAQTNNITNWNRIYVGRKLWIPRGEYIEAYVYTVKWGDYLHDIARRFGVSIYEIASLNGIYNLNYIYEGQIIYIPVKKQK; this is encoded by the coding sequence ATGAATAAAAAGATCATTACCCTGCCGATGATTGTCATCGTGCTTCTCATAACCGCCGGTCTTTGTTTTGCAGAAACGGACGCGAAAAACGGGAGATGGCATACAATCACATGGGGGGAAACCTTTTTGGGAATTGCATCACGATACAATATCAATCCGGAGATCCTTGCCCAGACCAACAACATCACAAACTGGAACAGGATCTATGTGGGCCGGAAACTCTGGATTCCACGGGGTGAATATATCGAAGCATATGTCTATACGGTTAAATGGGGAGATTATCTTCACGACATTGCCCGCCGGTTCGGAGTGAGTATCTATGAAATCGCCTCCCTGAACGGCATTTATAATCTCAATTACATTTACGAAGGCCAGATCATCTATATTCCGGTAAAGAAACAGAAATAA